A section of the Malus sylvestris chromosome 17, drMalSylv7.2, whole genome shotgun sequence genome encodes:
- the LOC126610729 gene encoding SNF1-related protein kinase regulatory subunit beta-2-like isoform X3 has protein sequence MPIKHTGMELSKFYLHFQYPGEPLPRPAEASPQHTVVNRNVHDEKLMWTKISWNHGGSQVAITGSWDNWESRELLQSRDNDFLTIKLLPPGLYQYHFIVDGCLMCDPECPWVYDNSGSAYNILDLQECVSELPQHLAMFEPPPSPPSSYDNRLLSEDDFSKPPLEVPPQLHVAFLNKPSSSNNGDQPPMPHPSQLNHLHIQNQIGGEFFALSSTHRFRNKFVTTVLYKPRRIANQ, from the exons ATGCCTATAAAGCACACAGGGATGGAGCTCTCTAAATTTTATCTGCATTTTCAGTATCCTGGGGAACCCTTACCAAGACCTGCTGAGGCATCACCGCAACATACAGTAGTTAATCGTAATGTACATGATGAGAAATTGATGTGGACGAAGATCTCATGGAATCACGGTGGAAGCCAAGTTGCTATCACAGGATCATGGGACAATTGGGAGAGTAG GGAGCTCTTGCAGAGTAGAGACAATGATTTCCTTACCATAAAGTTGCTTCCACCAGGTCTCTACCAGTACCATTTCATTGTTGACGGGTGTTTGATGTGTGATCCAGAATGTCCATGGGTCTATGATAATTCGGGGAGTGCGTATAACATCTTGGATTTACAG GAATGTGTTTCAGAATTGCCTCAGCATCTGGCAATGTTCGAACCTCCTCCATCCCCACCTTCAAGCTACGACAACAGACTCTTAAGCGAAGATGATTTCAGTAAACCTCCGCTGGAAGTACCCCCACAACTACACGTAGCATTTCTAAACAAGCCATCATCCTCCAACAACGGCGACCAGCCACCAATGCCTCATCCTTCACAATTGAACCATTTGCACATCCAGAACCAAATTGGCGGCGAGTTTTTTGCACTCAGCTCTACACATAGGTTTCGTAATAAGTTTGTCACAACGGTATTATACAAGCCACGGAGAATAGCAAATCAGTGA
- the LOC126610729 gene encoding SNF1-related protein kinase regulatory subunit beta-2-like isoform X2: MVMGNPSGSRDDGEGPPGVNNFGEYCDGYVEEPMSRSPSLFFTSRYPGEPLPRPAEASPQHTVVNRNVHDEKLMWTKISWNHGGSQVAITGSWDNWESRELLQSRDNDFLTIKLLPPGLYQYHFIVDGCLMCDPECPWVYDNSGSAYNILDLQECVSELPQHLAMFEPPPSPPSSYDNRLLSEDDFSKPPLEVPPQLHVAFLNKPSSSNNGDQPPMPHPSQLNHLHIQNQIGGEFFALSSTHRFRNKFVTTVLYKPRRIANQ, translated from the exons ATGG TAATGGGGAATCCCAGTGGGAGTAGAGATGATGGAGAAGGTCCTCCTGGAGTTAACAACTTTGGAGAGTACTGTGATGGATATGTAGAAGAACCCATGTCTCGGAGCCCATCTCTTTTCTTCACTTCCCGA TATCCTGGGGAACCCTTACCAAGACCTGCTGAGGCATCACCGCAACATACAGTAGTTAATCGTAATGTACATGATGAGAAATTGATGTGGACGAAGATCTCATGGAATCACGGTGGAAGCCAAGTTGCTATCACAGGATCATGGGACAATTGGGAGAGTAG GGAGCTCTTGCAGAGTAGAGACAATGATTTCCTTACCATAAAGTTGCTTCCACCAGGTCTCTACCAGTACCATTTCATTGTTGACGGGTGTTTGATGTGTGATCCAGAATGTCCATGGGTCTATGATAATTCGGGGAGTGCGTATAACATCTTGGATTTACAG GAATGTGTTTCAGAATTGCCTCAGCATCTGGCAATGTTCGAACCTCCTCCATCCCCACCTTCAAGCTACGACAACAGACTCTTAAGCGAAGATGATTTCAGTAAACCTCCGCTGGAAGTACCCCCACAACTACACGTAGCATTTCTAAACAAGCCATCATCCTCCAACAACGGCGACCAGCCACCAATGCCTCATCCTTCACAATTGAACCATTTGCACATCCAGAACCAAATTGGCGGCGAGTTTTTTGCACTCAGCTCTACACATAGGTTTCGTAATAAGTTTGTCACAACGGTATTATACAAGCCACGGAGAATAGCAAATCAGTGA
- the LOC126610728 gene encoding alpha-1,6-mannosyl-glycoprotein 2-beta-N-acetylglucosaminyltransferase-like, with protein MAIIKKHRLKDAAAFRRFLPLVSITLLGVFLLMFLLRFNSISNFVTPSSDDFGEVSIRTGNRSHVRQILSLPKQTEFSLKLEKRNQLPPRNLDLYPSLAKDHITIVLYVHNRPQYLKVAVDSLSRVVGINETLLIVSHDGYFEEMNKVVEGVRFCQVKQIFAPYSPHVFPNSFPGVSPTDCKERDDAKTKHCKGTPDQYGNHRSPKIVSLKHHWWWMMNTVWDGLKETKDHNGHILFIEEDHYIYPNAYRNLQILTELKPQKCPHCYAANLAPCDVNARGEGWDSLIAERMGNVGYTFNRTVWRKIHKKTSEFCFFDDYNWDITMWATVYPSFGNPVFTLRGPRTSAVHFGKCGLHQGQGEAIACIDNGMVNFNLEEIDKVANINSDWEVQVFENQPGYKAGFKGWGGWGDKRDHRLCLSFAQMYHS; from the coding sequence ATGGCTATTATCAAGAAACACCGTCTAAAGGATGCAGCGGCTTTTCGCCGTTTCTTGCCATTGGTTTCTATTACGTTGTTAGGGGTTTTCCTGCTGATGTTCCTCCTGAGatttaattcaatttcaaattttgttacGCCATCTTCGGATGATTTTGGTGAGGTATCGATAAGGACTGGTAATCGTTCACATGTTAGACAAATACTTAGCCTCCCTAAGCAGACTGAATTCTCACTTAAGTTGGAAAAGAGGAATCAGCTTCCCCCTAGGAACTTAGATCTCTATCCAAGTCTAGCCAAGGATCACATAACTATAGTTCTTTATGTGCACAACCGGCCGCAGTATCTCAAAGTAGCTGTTGATAGTCTGTCTCGGGTTGTAGGTATAAATGAAACTTTACTGATCGTAAGTCATGATGGATACTTCGAAGAAATGAACAAGGTTGTGGAAGGGGTCAGATTTTGCCAAGTGAAGCAAATTTTTGCACCTTACTCGCCCCACGTCTTTCCCAATAGCTTTCCAGGGGTTTCGCCTACAGACTGTAAGGAAAGGGATGATGCAAAAACGAAACACTGTAAGGGGACTCCTGATCAGTATGGAAACCACCGTTCTCCGAAGATTGTGTCATTGAAGCATCATTGGTGGTGGATGATGAACACAGTGTGGGATGGATTGAAGGAGACCAAGGATCACAATGGTCATATTCTTTTCATAGAGGAGGACCATTATATTTATCCCAATGCTTATCGTAACTTGCAGATACTCACAGAATTGAAGCCTCAAAAATGCCCTCATTGCTATGCTGCCAATTTAGCACCGTGTGATGTGAATGCAAGAGGAGAAGGTTGGGATAGTTTGATTGCAGAGAGAATGGGAAACGTAGGATATACATTTAACCGGACTGTTTGGAGGAAAATTCACAAAAAGACTTCagaattttgtttctttgatgaTTACAATTGGGATATAACAATGTGGGCAACGGTCTATCCCTCATTTGGTAATCCTGTTTTCACTTTACGAGGGCCTCGGACTAGTGCAGTACACTTTGGCAAGTGTGGTTTGCACCAGGGACAGGGGGAGGCAATAGCATGTATTGACAACGGCATGGTGAACTTTAACCTGGAGGAGATAGATAAGGTTGCAAACATCAACTCGGACTGGGAAGTGCAGGTCTTTGAGAATCAGCCAGGGTACAAAGCCGGATTCAAAGGTTGGGGAGGTTGGGGGGACAAGAGAGACCATCGGTTGTGCTTGAGTTTTGCTCAGATGTATCATTCATAG
- the LOC126610732 gene encoding uncharacterized protein LOC126610732 yields the protein MANTELTLPTNMAAKLAFFSPTTFLAPSTPSPPLYPPSFTSISHKRRPHSFKIHAELGGGDGEVNKGSGKKKFITREQEPEQYWQTAGEREGENPMMTPLPYIIIFGMSTPFVILAIGFANGWIKVPVR from the exons ATGGCCAACACAGAGCTCACTCTTCCCACAAATATGGCAGCCAAGTTGGCCTTCTTTTCTCCCACCACATTTCTAGCCCCCTCCACCCCGTCGCCGCCACTATATCCTCCTTCTTTCACTTCCATTTCACACAAGAGGAGGCCACACAGTTTCAAGATTCATGCAGAATTAG GTGGTGGAGATGGAGAAGTCAATAAGGGATCAGGGAAGAAAAAGTTCATAACCAGAGAACAAGAACCAGAGCA GTATTGGCAAACAGCAGGAGAAAGGGAAGGTGAAAATCCCATGATGACCCCCCTTCCATACATCATCATATTTGGCATGTCAACACCTTTTGTAATCTTGGCCATTGGTTTTGCTAATGGTTGGATTAAGGTACCAGTTCGATGA
- the LOC126610731 gene encoding uncharacterized protein LOC126610731, with amino-acid sequence MDYIKISSNHSASQFNFSQSHKVIKFLLSVSVFSALLSYSSLISVFLYSFNSFTSSVNLFSYTFDKNYMFLLRNGLVVFIVKNSGLIGTSPPGSSNLNNEHVPKSIECRRKAAELAETKATEAPKAKEEVVNVEIEQVKVTEDEKRVLITVEEEDECCRNNFVVVDDRDLYEEEGIEVLSAEELNKKCDDFIRRMKEGIKLEVQQSIMF; translated from the coding sequence ATGGATTATATCAAGATTTCAAGCAACCATTCCGCAAGCCAATTCAATTTCAGCCAATCCCACAAAGTGATCAAGTTTTTGCTCTCAGTCTCAGTGTTTTCAGCCTTACTCTCCTACTCTTCTTTGATCTCTGTTTTTCTCTACTCCTTCAATTCCTTCACATCTTCTGTAAACTTGTTCAGCTACACTTTTGATAAGAACTACATGTTTTTACTTCGCAATGGACTAGTGGTGTTCATTGTGAAGAACTCTGGTCTCATTGGGACTTCTCCACCAGGGAGCTCTAACCTCAACAATGAACATGTTCCCAAGAGTATCGAGTGCCGGCGAAAAGCAGCTGAATTGGCAGAAACTAAGGCAACAGAAGCACCAAAAGCAAAGGAAGAAGTTGTCAACGTCGAAATCGAACAAGTGAAAGTGACAGAAGATGAAAAAAGGGTTTTGATTACagtagaggaagaagatgaatgcTGCAGAAACAATTTTGTTGTGGTGGACGATCGTGATTTGTATGAAGAGGAAGGGATTGAAGTGCTGAGTGCAGAGGAGTTGAACAAGAAGTGTGATGATTTCATTAGGAGAATGAAAGAAGGAATTAAACTTGAAGTCCAACAGTCAATCATGTTTTGA
- the LOC126610729 gene encoding SNF1-related protein kinase regulatory subunit beta-2-like isoform X1, translating to MGKSPNTIMGNPSGSRDDGEGPPGVNNFGEYCDGYVEEPMSRSPSLFFTSRYPGEPLPRPAEASPQHTVVNRNVHDEKLMWTKISWNHGGSQVAITGSWDNWESRELLQSRDNDFLTIKLLPPGLYQYHFIVDGCLMCDPECPWVYDNSGSAYNILDLQECVSELPQHLAMFEPPPSPPSSYDNRLLSEDDFSKPPLEVPPQLHVAFLNKPSSSNNGDQPPMPHPSQLNHLHIQNQIGGEFFALSSTHRFRNKFVTTVLYKPRRIANQ from the exons ATGGGTAAGTCGCCAAACACAA TAATGGGGAATCCCAGTGGGAGTAGAGATGATGGAGAAGGTCCTCCTGGAGTTAACAACTTTGGAGAGTACTGTGATGGATATGTAGAAGAACCCATGTCTCGGAGCCCATCTCTTTTCTTCACTTCCCGA TATCCTGGGGAACCCTTACCAAGACCTGCTGAGGCATCACCGCAACATACAGTAGTTAATCGTAATGTACATGATGAGAAATTGATGTGGACGAAGATCTCATGGAATCACGGTGGAAGCCAAGTTGCTATCACAGGATCATGGGACAATTGGGAGAGTAG GGAGCTCTTGCAGAGTAGAGACAATGATTTCCTTACCATAAAGTTGCTTCCACCAGGTCTCTACCAGTACCATTTCATTGTTGACGGGTGTTTGATGTGTGATCCAGAATGTCCATGGGTCTATGATAATTCGGGGAGTGCGTATAACATCTTGGATTTACAG GAATGTGTTTCAGAATTGCCTCAGCATCTGGCAATGTTCGAACCTCCTCCATCCCCACCTTCAAGCTACGACAACAGACTCTTAAGCGAAGATGATTTCAGTAAACCTCCGCTGGAAGTACCCCCACAACTACACGTAGCATTTCTAAACAAGCCATCATCCTCCAACAACGGCGACCAGCCACCAATGCCTCATCCTTCACAATTGAACCATTTGCACATCCAGAACCAAATTGGCGGCGAGTTTTTTGCACTCAGCTCTACACATAGGTTTCGTAATAAGTTTGTCACAACGGTATTATACAAGCCACGGAGAATAGCAAATCAGTGA